In Asterias rubens chromosome 17, eAstRub1.3, whole genome shotgun sequence, a genomic segment contains:
- the LOC117301725 gene encoding uncharacterized protein K02A2.6-like, with amino-acid sequence MQAPPRLHRILLRLQAYDIEIRSKPGKEMVVADALSRLSPVEKHEIPEMKVHIHHVVSVTPTKLELIRQETATDMTLQLLKQQVTDGWPDSIKKIQCSIRPYWSVRDDVAIEDGTVLVGSRIVIPNSLRQNILQQIHSGHQGIDKCKLRAKSCVYWPGIYKDIDNMVTNCHACQKYQRSQQREPMISMEVPPRPWHTLGADLFHHDKVWYLIIADYYSKFSFIRKLDNLTASTITRVSRVLFAEQGIPEVIVCDNGTQFTSSQFRALAQQYGFRIQTSSPYYPRGHGFIERHIQTVKRILTKCRESGDDPNLALLTLRATPLKSNLASPAELLNRRKYKTTLPSVHHPHQIVTMCEIYCRQTSLRKRNTTTDALPVPLSKNSSTINPSTSKIRLTKPGAKVEL; translated from the coding sequence ATGCAGGCCCCACCACGACTACATCGCATACTTCTGCGTCTACAGGCTTACGATATAGAAATACGCTCCAAGCCTGGTAAAGAGATGGTCGTTGCGGATGCACTCTCCCGACTCTCCCCAGTGGAAAAGCATGAGATACCAGAGATGAAAGTCCATATACACCATGTCGTGAGCGTGACACCAACAAAGTTGGAGCTGATAAGGCAAGAGACAGCCACAGACATGACCCTCCAGCTGCTGAAACAACAAGTCACAGACGGCTGGCCTGACAGCATCAAGAAAATACAATGCTCCATCAGACCATACTGGTCAGTCCGAGATGACGTAGCCATAGAAGACGGCACAGTCCTGGTTGGCAGTAGAATCGTGATTCCAAATTCTCTGCGACAGAACATACTACAACAGATCCACAGCGGTCACCAGGGCATCGACAAGTGCAAGCTGCGTGCAAAATCTTGTGTCTACTGGCCAGGTATatacaaagacattgacaataTGGTGACAAATTGCCATGCATGCCAGAAATACCAGCGTTCTCAGCAGCGTGAACCAATGATCAGTATGGAAGTTCCACCACGTCCATGGCACACCCTTGGAGCTGACCTCTTCCACCACGACAAGGTCTGGTACCTGATCATCGCGGATTATTACTCCAAATTTTCGTTTATCCGCAAACTTGACAATCTCACTGCAAGCACCATCACAAGAGTTTCACGTGTGCTCTTTGCCGAACAAGGCATCCCAGAGGTTATCGTATGTGACAATGGCACGCAGTTCACCTCTTCCCAATTCCGAGCCCTAGCACAGCAGTACGGTTTTCGGATCCAAACTTCTTCACCCTACTACCCCAGAGGTCATGGATTCATTGAAAGACATATCCAAACAGTGAAGAGAATCCTCACCAAATGCCGAGAGTCGGGGGACGATCCCAACTTAGCCCTCCTAACTCTCCGTGCAACTCcactcaagtcaaaccttgCATCCCCTGCTGAGCTACTGAACAGAAGAAAGTACAAGACGACACTACCTTCAGTACATCACCCCCACCAGATCGTGACGATGTGCGAGATATACTGCAGGCAGACCAGTCTTCGCAAACGCAATACTACAACAGACGCTCTACCAGTACCCCTATCCAAGAACTCCTCAACGATCAACCCATCTACATCCAAAATCCGATTAACAAAACCTGGAGCCAAGGTAGAGTTATGA
- the LOC117301830 gene encoding ubiquitin-associated and SH3 domain-containing protein B-like → MASAAGIINHRRTIRQASLKSAASAMDILMSMGFPKHRVEKALAATGHQDIQLASDWLLDHVDDPMLDEPSPREYVLYACPVGPLGEELDEFWTKSLQHCGRNGAHSLLPHVTLCSFFTCVDSNVEMLTAALQQAMEELEQTAPETVTLEHYSSANFIGLFIEETHADYMRRLTAQFATEALRKAGVKVDPHKKQLHMTLAYQFNTSHHDVLEKLSKEVSINAAARWELRLYSRDPRAAKTEVLRVLYSHTPRAEDELELIPDDYIFMSGTDARGSNDGWYKGTSHQTGLNGMFPGNYTEKAPESDTWTVHRVIPLTKSLSANQVLINLDDKVPSPPAPPGADEHRSSQYKSPEGLLKQSQEEESKYANLFKLTKTPARSNSIPLATTTTDLHKQPRRLFVIRHAERVDITFGQQWLQYSFDTEGNYLKKNINMPKKVPLRAGGPPCFNKDSPITEVGQFQARLTGESMRENGIKITHVYSSPALRCVQTAQAILQGLNSPDCHKIRIDTSLFEWLAWCKGILPKWLTHSELTAFGLNVDTNYKELISASDLNLQENCQSYYKRGDALLRREIKEHPEGDILIVGHASSLDGCTRYLQGLSARPALEFSKIVQKVPYCGAIALQEYIDFGIWDLITPPFPTLTHAPNGRFDWHIMQG, encoded by the exons GCTTCTTGATCATGTTGATGACCCAATGCTGGACGAGCCATCACCGAGGGAGTATGTCCTTTATGCATGTCCTGTCGGACCTCTTGGTGAAGAACTCGATGAATTCTGGACGAAGTCTCTTCAGCATTGCGGGAGAAACGGAGCCCACAGTCTCCTGCCTCATGTTACGTTGTGCTCATTCTTTACC TGTGTAGACAGCAATGTAGAGATGTTAACGGCAGCTTTACAACAAGCCATGGAGGAGCTTGAACAAACAGCTCCAGAGACGGTCACACTAGAACATTACTCATCGGCAAACTTCATCGGGCTGTTTATTGAGGAAACACACGCTGACTACATGCGTAGATTGACGGCGCAGTTCGCCACTGAGGCACTTAGAAAAGCAG gggTGAAAGTTGACCCACACAAGAAGCAGCTTCACATGACCTTAGCGTATCAGTTTAATACCTCACATCACGACGTCTTAGAGAAACTGTCTAAGGAAGTAAGCATCAACGCCGCAGCGAGATGGGAACTCAGGCTGTATTCACGAGACCCACGAGCTGCTAAGACAGAG GTTTTAAGGGTCCTTTACTCACACACACCGCGCGCAGAAGACGAACTGGAACTCATTCCCGACGACTACATCTTTATGTCGGGTACAGACGCCAGAGGGAGTAATGATGGCTGGTATAAGGGTACATCCCACCAGACGGGTTTGAACGGAATGTTTCCGGGTAATTACACAGAAAAGGCACCGGAGTCAGACACATGGACGGTACACag AGTTATTCCCCTCACAAAATCCCTGAGCGCTAATCAAGTCTTGATCAACCTTGATGACAAAGTTCCCAGTCCGCCCGCCCCTCCTGGAGCAGACGAACATCGGTCCAGTCAGTACAAATCACCAGAGGGACTCTTAAAACAGTCTCAGGAGGAGGAGTCCAAATATGCAAAT CTCTTCAAGTTGACCAAGACGCCGGCGCGATCGAACAGCATTCCCCTTGCCACAACGACGACGGATCTTCACAAACAGCCAAGGCGTCTCTTTGTGATTCGACATGCAGAGAGAGTAGATATTACATTCGGCCAGCAGTGGTTGCAGTACTCATTTGATACCGAGG GTAACTACCTCaagaaaaatataaacatgCCAAAGAAAGTTCCGTTGCGTGCCGGAGGTCCGCCCTGTTTCAACAAGGACTCGCCTATCACTGAGGTGGGACAATTCCAGGCAAGGTTAACCG gcgAAAGTATGAGGGAAAATGGAATAAAAATAACTCACGTTTATTCTTCACCCGCCCTGAGATGTGTTCAGACGGCGCAGGCTATCTTGCAAG GTCTGAATTCTCCTGACTGTCATAAGATACGCATCGATACATCTCTCTTTGAGTGGCTCGCTTGGTGTAAAGGCATCCTCCCGAAATGGCTGACACATTCTGAGCTGACGGCGTTTGGTCTAAACGTTGACACTAACTATAAGGAGCTGATCTCAGCGAGTGATCTCAATCTACAGGAGAACTGTCAATCTTACTATAAGAGAGGAGATGCATTGTTGAGACGGGAGATTAAGGAACATCCAGAAG GTGATATTCTGATTGTGGGTCATGCCAGTAGTTTGGATGGTTGCACACGGTATCTACAGGGCCTATCAGCGAGGCCTGCGTTAGAGTTCTCAAAGATTGTACAGAAG GTTCCGTATTGTGGGGCCATCGCTCTTCAAGAATATATCGACTTTGGAATATGGGACCTTATAACTCCTCCGTTTCCCACACTTACTCATGCACCAAATGGGCGATTTGACTGGCACATTATGCAAGGGTAA